Proteins from one Erysipelothrix larvae genomic window:
- a CDS encoding ABC transporter ATP-binding protein, translated as MINLNNVSKAFSGFQAVDSINMNIEKNSIVGFIGPNGAGKTTTLKMITGQLKPDAGSILVNGYDIVNDAINAKKQFGFVSDDPNTFLKLKGIEYLNFIGDIYEVDTTLRQERIERYSSMFKLEQSLNDKIQSYSHGMRQKIKIIGVLLHNPDIFILDEPLTGLDPQAAFDLKKIMKEHASQDKCVLFSTHVLEVAEKLCDAIIIINHGHILYTGTLDALKAQYEGLSLEEIFLEVTR; from the coding sequence ATGATTAACTTGAATAATGTGTCAAAGGCTTTTTCTGGTTTTCAAGCTGTAGACTCAATTAATATGAATATTGAAAAGAATTCCATTGTTGGTTTTATTGGACCCAATGGTGCAGGAAAAACAACAACACTGAAGATGATTACAGGTCAATTAAAACCGGATGCTGGGTCGATTTTGGTGAATGGTTATGACATCGTAAACGATGCGATTAATGCAAAAAAACAATTTGGTTTTGTATCAGATGATCCAAACACCTTTTTAAAGCTTAAAGGGATTGAATACCTAAACTTTATTGGGGATATTTATGAAGTGGATACAACCCTTCGTCAAGAACGTATTGAACGATACTCATCGATGTTCAAACTTGAACAGTCTTTGAATGATAAAATTCAATCTTATTCACACGGTATGCGTCAAAAAATTAAGATTATTGGCGTATTGCTTCATAATCCAGATATCTTTATTCTCGATGAACCATTGACTGGACTTGATCCACAAGCAGCGTTTGATTTGAAAAAGATTATGAAAGAACATGCTTCACAAGATAAGTGCGTGTTATTTTCTACCCACGTTTTGGAAGTTGCCGAGAAGTTATGTGATGCCATCATCATTATCAATCATGGACACATTTTATACACTGGAACCTTAGATGCACTCAAAGCACAGTATGAAGGCTTGAGTTTAGAAGAAATCTTCTTAGAGGTAACACGATAA
- the plsY gene encoding glycerol-3-phosphate 1-O-acyltransferase PlsY: MNIVLASILGYLFGSIPFALVIGKVFYKTDIRQHGSGNLGGTNAGRTLGAKAGVSVILFDVLKGVIAMLIVSFFSKEAIIYAGFFTTLGHCFPVFANFKGGKAVSTAFGFLIGISIFLTQNYVFDFIIPLGIFFVLLFLSKMVSFSSMIALACATVLLYVTQSNIQVSIAFTIITLIVIYRHKENISRILNKTERKITWM, from the coding sequence ATGAACATTGTATTAGCAAGCATTTTGGGGTATTTATTTGGTTCAATTCCATTTGCGTTAGTCATTGGTAAAGTGTTTTATAAGACGGATATTCGTCAACATGGTTCTGGTAACTTAGGTGGAACCAATGCTGGGCGTACGTTAGGCGCAAAGGCTGGAGTATCTGTTATTTTATTTGATGTATTGAAGGGTGTTATTGCCATGCTGATTGTTTCTTTTTTCTCAAAAGAAGCCATCATCTACGCAGGCTTTTTTACAACATTGGGACATTGTTTCCCTGTATTTGCGAATTTCAAGGGTGGTAAAGCAGTTTCGACAGCGTTTGGTTTTCTAATTGGGATCTCTATTTTTCTAACACAAAATTATGTGTTTGACTTTATAATCCCTCTTGGCATCTTCTTCGTATTACTCTTTCTTTCAAAAATGGTTTCGTTTTCTTCTATGATTGCATTGGCTTGTGCGACAGTCCTATTATATGTGACCCAGTCAAACATTCAAGTTTCAATTGCATTCACAATCATCACATTGATTGTGATTTATAGGCACAAAGAAAATATTAGCCGTATCCTTAATAAGACCGAGCGAAAAATAACATGGATGTAA
- the parE gene encoding DNA topoisomerase IV subunit B, with protein sequence MNEQTYSASSIEILEGLEAVRKRPGMYIGSTDQRGLHHLVWEIVDNAIDEALNGYGKSIRIVIEDDLTLSVRDEGRGMPVGKHQSGISALQVIFTVLHAGGKFSEAGGYKTSGGLHGVGASVVNALSKWLEVTVYNDATYTMRFENGGKDISKLKKLEGKQKRGSLVRFRADDTIFKNARFSFDTIKERIQESAFLLENIEFIIEDKRINEVVTYQYQDGLKSFMNYIHEESETIGNPIMISGMDQDIEVKIALQYNEGYSEDVYSYVNLVRTTDGGSHVIGYRSGLTKVINEYARKLNVLKEKDKNFEGADVREGLSAIVSVSIPENLLQFEGQTKGKLGTPIAKNVVEGIILDQLPSYLDLHHDEAMVILGKIQKATQARQAARKARDNARKGKSNKIEKLLSGKLANAQTKNKAKNELFLVEGDSAGGSAKQGRDSKFQAILPLRGKVLNTQKAKLEDIVKNEELNTIIHCIGAGFGSDFDADDSNYNKVIIMTDADTDGAHIQVLLLTFFFRHMRPLIEQGYVYIAQPPLYLAKSGKNVQYCYSDDELDAFREKYGSIDIQRYKGLGEMNADQLWDTTMNPETRQLIQIQVEDAFKADRRVNVLMGDKVDVRREWIEENVAFTLEEAIHES encoded by the coding sequence TTGAATGAACAGACATACTCTGCTTCCAGTATTGAAATTTTGGAAGGATTAGAGGCAGTTCGAAAACGCCCAGGTATGTATATCGGGTCAACAGATCAACGCGGATTACATCACTTGGTTTGGGAAATTGTAGATAATGCAATCGATGAAGCGTTGAACGGTTATGGGAAATCAATTCGAATTGTCATTGAAGATGATTTAACATTATCAGTTAGAGATGAAGGACGGGGAATGCCTGTAGGGAAACACCAAAGTGGTATTTCAGCTTTACAGGTTATTTTTACGGTCTTGCATGCTGGGGGCAAGTTTTCAGAAGCAGGCGGATATAAGACCAGTGGTGGTCTACACGGTGTTGGTGCTTCTGTTGTAAATGCTTTAAGCAAATGGCTTGAAGTGACCGTGTACAATGACGCAACCTATACGATGCGTTTTGAAAATGGCGGTAAAGACATCAGCAAACTCAAAAAATTAGAAGGAAAACAAAAACGCGGGTCGTTAGTTCGTTTTAGAGCAGATGACACGATTTTTAAGAATGCACGATTTAGCTTTGATACCATCAAAGAACGTATTCAAGAATCTGCATTTCTTTTAGAAAATATTGAATTCATCATTGAAGACAAACGTATCAATGAAGTGGTAACCTATCAATACCAAGACGGATTAAAGTCGTTTATGAACTATATTCATGAAGAATCAGAGACCATTGGAAATCCAATCATGATTTCTGGAATGGATCAAGACATCGAAGTGAAAATTGCACTTCAATACAATGAAGGTTACAGTGAAGATGTCTATTCTTATGTTAACTTAGTTCGCACAACGGATGGGGGAAGCCATGTTATTGGATACCGTTCAGGGCTTACGAAAGTAATTAATGAATATGCGCGTAAGTTAAATGTGCTTAAAGAAAAAGATAAAAACTTTGAAGGTGCCGATGTACGTGAAGGATTATCTGCAATCGTGTCCGTTTCAATTCCTGAAAACTTGCTTCAATTTGAAGGACAAACAAAAGGAAAACTAGGAACGCCAATCGCGAAAAATGTCGTTGAAGGAATTATTTTGGATCAGCTTCCAAGTTACTTAGACCTTCATCATGATGAAGCGATGGTTATTTTAGGGAAAATTCAAAAAGCAACCCAAGCACGCCAAGCAGCACGTAAAGCGCGTGACAATGCCCGCAAAGGGAAGAGTAATAAGATTGAAAAACTCTTGTCTGGGAAACTTGCGAATGCTCAGACCAAAAATAAAGCAAAAAACGAGTTGTTTTTAGTCGAAGGGGATTCTGCGGGTGGAAGTGCGAAACAAGGGAGAGATTCTAAGTTTCAAGCCATTTTACCACTGCGTGGTAAGGTATTAAATACCCAAAAGGCCAAACTTGAAGACATTGTGAAGAATGAAGAACTCAATACAATTATTCATTGTATTGGTGCGGGTTTTGGTTCGGATTTTGATGCCGACGATTCAAACTATAATAAAGTGATTATTATGACCGATGCGGATACTGATGGTGCCCATATTCAAGTACTACTTCTAACTTTCTTCTTCAGACATATGCGTCCACTGATTGAACAAGGGTATGTATACATTGCCCAACCTCCATTGTATCTTGCAAAATCGGGGAAAAACGTTCAATATTGCTATTCTGATGATGAACTGGATGCATTTAGAGAAAAATATGGTTCAATTGATATCCAACGCTATAAAGGGCTTGGTGAAATGAATGCAGATCAATTGTGGGACACCACAATGAATCCAGAAACACGTCAATTGATTCAAATTCAAGTTGAAGACGCATTTAAAGCAGATCGCCGCGTGAATGTTCTTATGGGAGATAAGGTAGATGTTCGCCGGGAGTGGATTGAAGAAAATGTTGCATTTACATTAGAGGAGGCAATTCATGAGTCATGA
- the parC gene encoding DNA topoisomerase IV subunit A, whose product MSHDILKMPLEDVVGDRFGRYSKYIIQERALPDVRDGLKPVQRRILYAMHTEKNTHDKGYRKSAKTVGLVIGNYHPHGDSSVYDAMVRLSQPWKMNMPLVDMQGNNGSIDDDPAAAMRYTEARLSKLSSKLLENIGEEVVPFVLNFDDTTQEPVVLPARYPNLLVNGATGIAAGYATNIPPFNLGEILDATTYLLQNDEASIEELMTFIKGPDFPTGGIVQGEQGIKDILNTGRGRVVVRAKTEIIRKKTLAQIVVTELPYEVIKSNVVRKIDELRYAKASEGLGDVMDVRDESDRNGLRIVIDCRPDSDVESILNLFFKHTELQVYYNANMVSIINKRPQLTGVIPMLKAYIEFRKEVVLNRSRYRYEQKEKRLHIIEGLIKATSILDEIIRIIRASKNRADSRDNIMNEFGFSHAQASAIVDLQLYRLSSTDVVALRDEFAKLANELEELNLIINNDSMLSLLVRRELLEIKDEFSIERKTRIEAKVSELEIDHMSLISNEDVMITVSHLGYIKKVSMRSYNSSQTDVISLSDSDYPIVSAQVQTLDQLVFITSKGRYGYILVHELEESKWRDIGPHMNKYMRMDSDERIVSAFTVKDFNTNMFVVTVSSNGMIKKSGVPDLEVKRSGKLYDIMKLDKGADLVGAYISNEDDHLLMVSNDGQIMRLDLTEINPIGLKGKGVIGMKLRKGDAVKSAAILHDESEAVVRTHRCYFKRIKAADIPVMNRATLGVLVARKVKTNPHYVTDIVVGNIYDTITIYHEKVDFIEIKSVPIMDFDASYSQVTKLENLEIVRKCIDVPLVEHHTTHARHVDEPLKLDL is encoded by the coding sequence ATGAGTCATGATATTTTGAAAATGCCTCTTGAAGATGTAGTTGGTGATCGGTTTGGTCGCTATTCGAAATATATTATTCAAGAGCGTGCATTACCCGATGTGAGAGATGGGTTAAAACCCGTTCAACGCCGGATTTTATATGCCATGCATACTGAAAAGAACACCCATGATAAAGGGTATCGTAAGTCTGCGAAAACAGTCGGACTTGTTATTGGTAACTACCACCCACACGGTGATAGTTCGGTTTATGATGCAATGGTTCGTTTGTCACAACCTTGGAAAATGAACATGCCTTTAGTTGACATGCAAGGTAATAACGGGTCGATTGATGATGACCCTGCTGCTGCGATGCGATATACAGAGGCACGTCTTTCAAAGCTCTCCTCAAAACTCTTGGAGAACATTGGCGAAGAGGTAGTGCCATTTGTTCTTAACTTTGATGATACAACTCAAGAACCCGTTGTTTTACCTGCGCGCTATCCAAATTTATTGGTTAATGGAGCGACAGGAATTGCAGCAGGATATGCAACCAATATTCCACCGTTTAATTTAGGAGAAATCCTGGATGCAACCACGTATCTTCTTCAAAATGACGAAGCGTCCATCGAAGAACTCATGACATTTATTAAAGGTCCTGATTTTCCAACCGGTGGAATTGTTCAAGGGGAACAAGGCATTAAGGATATTCTAAATACAGGACGTGGTCGTGTAGTTGTTCGTGCCAAAACAGAAATTATTCGCAAAAAAACATTGGCTCAAATTGTTGTTACAGAGCTTCCATATGAAGTGATTAAGTCAAATGTAGTTCGTAAGATTGATGAATTAAGATATGCCAAAGCATCCGAAGGATTAGGGGATGTGATGGATGTTCGCGATGAGTCCGATCGTAATGGACTTAGAATTGTGATTGATTGTCGCCCAGACAGTGATGTTGAAAGCATTCTCAATCTTTTCTTCAAACATACTGAGCTTCAAGTCTATTACAATGCAAATATGGTTTCAATCATTAACAAACGCCCGCAACTCACCGGTGTGATTCCGATGTTGAAGGCTTATATTGAATTTAGAAAAGAAGTTGTATTAAATCGTTCCCGTTATCGGTATGAGCAAAAAGAAAAACGCCTTCATATTATTGAAGGGTTAATTAAAGCAACATCAATCCTTGATGAAATCATTCGCATCATTCGTGCTTCAAAGAATCGGGCAGATTCACGCGATAACATCATGAATGAATTTGGATTCTCACACGCTCAAGCAAGTGCAATTGTTGACTTGCAACTCTATCGATTGTCTTCAACAGATGTTGTGGCCCTTCGTGATGAGTTTGCAAAACTGGCCAACGAACTGGAAGAACTGAACCTTATCATCAACAATGATTCAATGCTCAGTCTTTTAGTACGAAGAGAACTTCTTGAAATTAAAGATGAATTCTCAATTGAACGAAAAACACGCATTGAAGCGAAGGTGAGTGAACTTGAAATTGACCATATGAGCTTAATTTCAAATGAAGATGTTATGATTACAGTGTCACACTTAGGTTATATTAAAAAAGTCAGCATGCGCTCTTACAATTCAAGTCAAACCGATGTGATTAGTTTAAGTGATAGTGATTATCCAATTGTGAGTGCTCAAGTACAAACACTCGATCAACTGGTATTTATCACAAGTAAAGGTCGTTATGGGTACATATTAGTTCACGAACTTGAAGAATCAAAATGGCGTGATATTGGTCCGCACATGAACAAATACATGCGAATGGATTCAGACGAAAGAATTGTCAGTGCCTTTACCGTTAAAGACTTTAACACCAACATGTTTGTTGTGACGGTAAGTTCAAATGGAATGATTAAAAAGAGTGGTGTACCTGATCTTGAAGTGAAGCGTTCTGGTAAACTGTATGACATCATGAAACTTGATAAAGGCGCAGATTTAGTTGGGGCATACATTAGTAATGAAGATGATCATCTTTTGATGGTTTCAAATGATGGCCAAATTATGCGTTTAGATCTCACTGAAATCAATCCAATTGGACTCAAAGGAAAAGGGGTTATTGGGATGAAATTACGTAAGGGAGATGCTGTGAAAAGTGCAGCCATCTTACATGATGAATCTGAAGCAGTGGTAAGAACCCATCGTTGTTATTTCAAACGAATCAAAGCAGCCGATATCCCTGTCATGAATCGTGCAACATTGGGCGTCTTGGTCGCACGTAAAGTGAAAACAAACCCACATTATGTTACCGATATTGTGGTAGGTAACATTTATGATACAATCACAATTTATCATGAAAAGGTTGATTTTATTGAAATCAAGTCTGTTCCAATTATGGACTTTGATGCATCTTATTCACAAGTCACAAAGCTTGAAAACCTTGAGATAGTGCGTAAATGTATTGATGTTCCACTGGTTGAACATCATACAACACACGCAAGACATGTGGATGAACCTTTAAAATTAGACCTGTAA
- a CDS encoding GTPase encodes MSKCKGCGITLQNTHDNEPGYTKNLDNEYCQSCFRLRHYRDFRRVKQAVNDGETLSFIESFDGTILWIVDVTKLNQSMHSGLLRAMIGKRVLMVVNKRDVLPRSINEHSIKRSIMSMLKGIPLSLMDIVFVSAMQRRTLDTLLPYLEDDRCAFVGNVNAGKSSLLNALMKRDQLSVSPVASTTADVIHIEHEVYDIYDTPGLNAESNLLSKFSDEGLVLLSPKKTIKPHVFQIYEKQALVFGNLGAFIIEPKTSVSVISYLPIKLKRVKQERIDVNLGLEHELMIENPKYRKHNWPVKDKQIDLEIFDIGFVSFHGELKSLETYFDEDAEIVYRKALF; translated from the coding sequence ATGAGTAAATGTAAAGGATGTGGCATTACGCTACAAAATACACATGACAATGAACCCGGTTATACGAAAAACCTTGACAACGAGTATTGCCAGTCATGCTTTCGATTGAGACATTATCGCGATTTTCGTCGTGTTAAACAAGCAGTAAATGATGGTGAAACACTGTCCTTTATTGAATCATTTGATGGTACGATACTGTGGATTGTTGATGTGACGAAACTCAACCAATCCATGCACAGTGGATTGCTGCGCGCAATGATTGGAAAACGCGTGTTAATGGTGGTGAATAAACGCGATGTCTTACCGCGCTCCATCAATGAACACTCGATCAAACGCTCCATTATGTCAATGTTAAAAGGAATTCCTTTATCTTTAATGGATATTGTCTTTGTTTCAGCAATGCAACGAAGAACACTGGATACCCTTCTACCATACTTAGAAGATGACCGTTGTGCCTTTGTAGGGAATGTAAATGCTGGAAAATCATCCTTGCTAAATGCTCTAATGAAGCGTGATCAATTGTCAGTGTCACCCGTCGCATCGACAACAGCAGATGTCATCCACATTGAACATGAAGTGTACGATATTTACGATACTCCAGGTCTCAATGCAGAATCTAATCTTTTGTCGAAGTTTTCAGATGAAGGATTGGTGCTTCTCTCTCCGAAAAAGACAATCAAACCCCATGTCTTCCAAATCTATGAGAAACAAGCCTTAGTATTTGGTAATTTAGGTGCGTTTATTATTGAACCTAAAACATCCGTCAGTGTAATTTCATATTTGCCCATCAAATTAAAGCGTGTCAAACAAGAACGTATCGATGTGAATTTGGGATTAGAACATGAACTTATGATTGAAAACCCTAAGTACCGCAAACACAACTGGCCTGTTAAGGATAAACAGATTGATTTAGAAATATTCGACATTGGGTTTGTAAGTTTCCATGGCGAACTTAAGAGTTTAGAAACTTACTTTGATGAAGATGCTGAAATAGTATACAGAAAGGCACTATTCTAA
- a CDS encoding YhbY family RNA-binding protein produces the protein MLTNEQKRKLRAIAHHEKTTVYIGKNGLTETVYESFENSLVAHNLVKVTLQKTAPIEKEVVSEELTERFACDLVSSVGRVLVFYRKGPKGRILI, from the coding sequence ATGCTTACGAATGAACAAAAAAGAAAACTAAGAGCAATTGCTCACCATGAAAAAACAACCGTCTATATTGGAAAAAATGGATTGACTGAAACAGTCTATGAATCTTTTGAAAATTCACTGGTTGCACACAATCTTGTAAAAGTTACCCTACAAAAAACAGCGCCGATTGAAAAAGAAGTCGTTTCAGAAGAACTGACAGAACGCTTTGCTTGCGATCTTGTAAGCAGCGTAGGGCGTGTCCTTGTATTCTATCGTAAAGGACCAAAGGGGCGAATTCTGATTTGA
- the nadD gene encoding nicotinate (nicotinamide) nucleotide adenylyltransferase, which yields MRQILLFGGSFDPIHNGHLEIALSALKQTKAEEVWFVLAALSPFKEDAPPFEARASMVKLMINPYKRLKLCTIEQTLPIPSYSIDTITALKKQHPEVSFSWLIGSDQIPDLPKWKNYEALCEMVKFVVYPRPSHTYHHAFEEIKGLTYDISSTDIRNGRSLDTSPKILNAMMEHGLYLKLITQSKMSEKRFKHTLRVTELALELAKHHHIDENRVYLASMVHDWCKEWDKKDLEIEMKKINPDLLKLHPALYHGFAAASVLSKHYYVRDKQVLNAIRGHVSGASTSDIGMILYIADKCERGRDYDSEPLIVLSKKNLRAGFKKVKQESKRYRGQ from the coding sequence TTGAGACAAATACTTTTATTTGGAGGGTCTTTTGATCCCATTCATAATGGACATCTCGAAATAGCACTCAGTGCACTCAAACAAACCAAAGCTGAAGAAGTTTGGTTTGTTTTAGCTGCTTTAAGTCCTTTTAAAGAGGATGCACCTCCCTTTGAAGCACGAGCTTCAATGGTGAAACTTATGATAAATCCCTATAAAAGACTCAAACTTTGTACCATCGAACAGACACTTCCAATTCCATCCTATTCAATCGATACCATTACTGCACTCAAAAAACAACACCCCGAGGTATCCTTCTCATGGCTTATTGGGAGTGATCAAATTCCTGATCTACCAAAGTGGAAAAATTATGAAGCGCTTTGTGAAATGGTGAAATTTGTTGTATATCCAAGACCGAGTCACACCTACCACCATGCGTTTGAAGAAATCAAAGGATTGACCTATGACATCAGCTCAACCGATATTCGAAACGGGCGTTCATTGGATACAAGTCCAAAGATACTGAATGCAATGATGGAGCACGGACTTTACTTAAAACTCATAACACAATCAAAAATGAGTGAGAAGCGATTCAAACATACACTAAGAGTCACGGAGCTTGCACTTGAACTTGCGAAACATCATCACATTGATGAAAACCGCGTGTATCTTGCAAGTATGGTCCATGATTGGTGTAAGGAATGGGATAAAAAAGACTTAGAAATTGAAATGAAAAAGATCAACCCTGACCTCCTGAAACTGCATCCAGCTTTATATCATGGCTTTGCTGCTGCATCGGTTTTATCGAAACATTATTATGTAAGAGATAAACAGGTATTAAATGCAATACGAGGGCATGTCAGTGGTGCAAGCACATCTGACATCGGGATGATATTATATATTGCAGATAAATGTGAACGCGGAAGAGATTATGACTCTGAACCCCTCATTGTGTTAAGCAAAAAGAATTTAAGAGCAGGATTTAAAAAGGTAAAACAAGAAAGTAAACGATATAGAGGACAATAA
- the rsfS gene encoding ribosome silencing factor — protein sequence MELLELIKKTMEDKKAHDVVVVDFKNTSPICDYFVICDASNARQVNAISEAIDEAVSKQGYAIRRSDSKTDSPWILLDAGDVVAHVFLTEERQRYNLEKLYAEYISQ from the coding sequence ATGGAATTATTAGAACTAATTAAAAAAACAATGGAAGATAAAAAAGCACACGACGTTGTGGTTGTTGATTTTAAAAACACCAGCCCAATCTGTGACTATTTTGTAATTTGTGATGCATCAAATGCACGTCAAGTCAATGCAATCTCAGAAGCAATCGATGAAGCAGTATCAAAACAAGGCTATGCTATTCGACGCTCAGACAGCAAGACAGACTCACCATGGATTCTCCTTGATGCAGGCGATGTTGTTGCACATGTCTTTTTAACCGAAGAAAGACAACGTTATAATTTAGAGAAACTTTATGCGGAGTATATCTCACAATGA
- a CDS encoding class I SAM-dependent methyltransferase, giving the protein MRQYYDSLFQDLEGSNMYADFVKKHGQGSTLLEFACGTGDLLVKLSDQFDCVGLDLDKTMIDKAIAKYPQFASKFTVGNFLTYRDTKHYDTLICVGDSLNYLHDEDELNQFVESATFFSNCIILDMHHPYRLEEFEDGYYEEGDTSEFQYMYVIDSEDDHLIHTINFMDGTFDQVLQWVFDPAILIEAFQAKGFTVEIYTDFETKGIESIGEKVMLVCKK; this is encoded by the coding sequence ATGAGACAGTATTATGACAGCTTATTTCAAGATCTAGAAGGGTCTAACATGTATGCAGACTTTGTTAAGAAGCATGGACAAGGATCAACGTTACTTGAGTTTGCCTGTGGTACGGGTGATTTATTGGTCAAATTATCCGATCAATTTGACTGTGTCGGATTGGATCTTGATAAAACAATGATTGATAAAGCCATTGCGAAATATCCACAGTTTGCGTCAAAATTTACGGTAGGTAATTTTTTAACATATCGTGATACCAAGCATTACGATACCTTAATTTGTGTTGGTGATAGCTTGAATTATCTCCATGATGAAGACGAACTCAATCAATTTGTAGAAAGTGCGACGTTTTTTTCAAACTGTATTATTCTTGATATGCATCATCCATATCGACTTGAAGAGTTTGAAGATGGTTATTATGAAGAAGGGGATACTTCAGAATTTCAATACATGTATGTCATTGATTCCGAAGATGATCATTTAATTCATACCATTAATTTTATGGACGGAACCTTTGATCAAGTGCTTCAATGGGTATTTGATCCTGCCATTTTAATCGAAGCATTTCAAGCAAAGGGCTTCACGGTTGAAATTTATACAGATTTTGAAACTAAAGGCATCGAATCAATTGGAGAGAAGGTAATGCTTGTATGCAAAAAATAA
- a CDS encoding 5'-methylthioadenosine/adenosylhomocysteine nucleosidase → MQKITLDFLVIAAMQEEMHAIVSHLSNPKTLDHTGFTAVSGVVEDKTVCVILSGVGKINAAITTTYFLMTYDVKHVINVGSAGGLLESQHVGDVVVSTKVLSHDFDIGPTTPTDMRFQYHADKALIQNVNEVLDMQNKTHYIGLIVSGDQFVTNDSYAYHRIKDLYSEAICVEMEATAVGATCSRFNVPFVVIRALSDVPFYKNNEETFEQYLVHASESSARICIETIKKARV, encoded by the coding sequence ATGCAAAAAATAACGCTGGATTTTCTTGTGATTGCAGCAATGCAAGAAGAAATGCACGCAATCGTATCGCATCTATCAAACCCTAAGACCCTTGATCATACAGGATTTACAGCCGTCAGTGGCGTTGTTGAAGATAAAACGGTTTGCGTTATCTTATCGGGTGTTGGTAAGATTAATGCCGCCATCACGACGACTTACTTTTTGATGACCTATGACGTAAAACATGTCATTAATGTTGGAAGTGCAGGGGGATTGCTTGAATCACAACATGTTGGAGATGTTGTTGTATCAACAAAAGTGCTCAGTCATGATTTTGATATTGGACCCACCACTCCGACAGATATGCGGTTTCAATATCATGCTGACAAAGCATTAATTCAAAATGTAAATGAAGTCTTAGACATGCAAAACAAAACGCACTATATTGGGTTGATTGTATCAGGCGATCAATTTGTAACAAACGACAGTTATGCATATCATCGCATCAAAGATTTATACAGCGAAGCGATTTGTGTTGAAATGGAAGCGACTGCTGTTGGGGCAACGTGTTCACGGTTTAATGTACCCTTTGTGGTAATTCGTGCATTATCTGATGTCCCATTTTATAAAAATAACGAAGAAACCTTTGAGCAATACCTCGTTCATGCCAGTGAATCAAGTGCTCGCATCTGCATTGAAACCATTAAAAAAGCTCGCGTTTAG